tactaaccatttatcagatatggcatttgcaaatagcttctcgCACTCTCTAAGTTGTCTTTTAGCATTGTCTATTGTCTCCTGCACTGTGAAGAAGGtttctatcttgatgaagtcccagtagtttatttttgcttttgtttcccttgcttaggagacatatctagaaagatgttgccaTGGCCattgtcaaagaagttactacctgtgtcctcttctaggatttttatggttttctgtatcacatttaggtctttagtccactttgatttatttacttttattttagagagagtgggagtggggcaggagaagagggagagagagaatctcaagcagaacccccactgagcacagatcctgacatggggcttgatctcacaacactgaggccatgacctgagccgaaatcaagagtcagatgcttatctaaATGAGCCAttcatgccctctttaatacatcttgaatttatttttgtatgtggtgtaagaaagtggtccagtttcattgttttgcatgctGCTGtcccaattttctcaacaccatttgttgaagagactttttctcagggaatatttcttcctgctttgtcaaagaccaTGCAGTTATGGATTCATTTTTCacgtttctattctgttccattggtctatgtgacTATTTTTGTGCAAATatcatactgctttgattacagctttgtaatataacttgaagtctagaattgtgatgcctccagcttttctttttttcttttttaaaagattttatttatttgtcagagagagagagaagcacaagcaggggtagaggtacgcagggggaggagcaggcttcccactgagcagggagcccaatgtgggacttgatcccaggaccatgggatcatgacctgagctgaaggcagatacttaactgactgagccatccccaAGTCCCAAGCAAATCTTTGGCTTTTTCACAATTGCttttgctatttggggtctttggtaGTTCCacacaagttttaggattgttctagttctgtgaaaaatgctattggtattttgataaggatttcatttaatatgtaattttttgtatagtacagacatttaaaaaatattttttcttctaatccatgagcatggaatatctttccatttcttcatgtcatcttcaatttctttcatcagtgttttatagtacaggtcttttacctctttggttatgtttattcctagatattgtttttggtgcagttgtaagtgggatcaattccttaatttctcctgctgcttcattattggtatatagaaatgcaacagatttctgtatgttcattttgcatcctgcaactttactgaattcgtgtatcagttctagcaattttgtgGTTGcaccttttgggttttctgtatatagtatcacaTAATCTGCAAATAgttaaagttttacttcttctttgctgatttggatacatcttatttcttttcattgtctgactgctgaggctaggacttacAGTACTGTATTAAGTAACAGTGGTGGAAGTGGATGTCCTTGTTTTGTtactgatcttaggggaaaactCTAAGTTTTCCCTATTTaggatgatattaactgtgggtttctcatatatggcctttattatgttatataCGTTACATGTttcctctaaatctactttgttgagggcttttcaTCATGAATGGTTGTTGtactttgttgaatgctttttctgcatctattgaaatgatcataaggctcttatccattcttttatttatgtggtgtatcctgttgattgatttgtgaatactgaaccaccttgcaatccaggaataaatctccTTAAAACCCCACTTACATCTGCaatccttgttgattttctgtctagatgatctgcctacttgtgatctctgtgaaaataaataaataaaatcttaaaaaaaaaaacaaaaagaacagtaggcagagaggcaggcagagagttggggggaggcaggctcctccctgagcagaaagctcaatgCAGGGCACAATcgcaggacctcaggatcatgacctgagctgaagatagaggcttaacccactgagccacccaggcaccctgaaactgttcttgttttatttccatatatttttgtttcatagtttggagtcttttttttttttgtaatctatGATTCTGTcatatatttctttatgtatcCTAAGAATACTTAAAGCCTCTATCATACTATACTGCAAATTAATctgaaatgaattaatattttgattgttgactttgaatttttttcttaatagttctTTACATGTTTGGAATTCCTATTTGCAAGCACACAAatttttttgttgcctttttcctttctttttttcctctccctttatGCTCATTCAATTGAATGGTGTTGGGGTTTCCTTACTTTAGCCAAGTGCCCCAGTCCAGAATCAGTTCTCATAATATGGTATTTCAGATTTCCTGTTCTGCTATGTTGTCAGGGAATATCACACACCTGGTTATGAAACAATGGGTTTCTTGGTTAAGCAAGATTGTGGTTGTGTCCTTTTACCTCTTCAAAGATGTGGTTCCAAGTAAGCTACAGCCCCGGTCAGGGCTTGGTGGCTTTCCATAAGTCCCAAGTTTGAGCTAGAATGGTAAACTTACCTCTAGTCCATGTCTTGAGATGTACTTTAACTCTTTTCGCTCTACAGGAGCTATCTTCCTGTTCACTTCCGCTAGCTTTAGGACTTAGAGCCCATTAAATCCATGGCTTAAGTCAAATCACAGGCTTGTGTTTGGGTCATTTTTCTGGTTTGTGAAAATGCTTGTCTTGTTTTAACCGGACTACACTTCTCAatctctcatctctctccctcctttcttctcccaccccctgcctccctttcccaccccctttccctctcccctccacttttTCTATCATGCAATGTGTTTCTAGTAGAGGGAAGATATCAGAAGGGTGATTTACTGAGCTACCTTACTGGAAACTCAACTAAGCTTTTAAAGGAATTCTCTacaagcaaagagagaaagaagaaaatagagcatTCAGCTTCTAAAGGAGCAATGAAAGGTTGTCTCTTTCTTATAAGATAATGATCTTGCAAATTAGAAAGCTTAGTTACAATTACTACCCATTCCCTGCTAAAAGTCACAGACTTTATGGTTACTTTCTCCTCCTcgttgtcctcctcctcctcctccttcttcttcctcttctttttattttttaaaaagaggtttctttctttcttcctttctttctttctaaagaacatttatttatttgtttatttgaaagagggagagagagagcacaagcaaggggagcagcagacagagggagaaggaggttccccaAGGAGCAGGAGACTGACACGGGGCTTacttccaggaccccaggatcatgaccagagctgaaagcagtcgcttaaccaaccgagccacccaggtacccctatgcTTATCTTCTTATAATCTAGCATCTTCCACTCTCAGACCTACTTCCTTCTTCTCATCCCACTTAAGACTTCCATCTCCTAGAGAGTCATGAACACTTAGCTCTCTTGTCAGTTTAGTCCTACAAGTAAAGTATTCAAACTGAATTATAAACAAAGCTTGTGACCTTAATAAACTCTTCATCAGTCAATGTGTGGGGTATACTTAGTGAATGGGGGTttgggaggaaggggagctggACTTCAAAAGATATATGTTTTGCAAAGGCTCTGGAATTGCCTGAGGAGCCTCTGAAATGAGGCCCCTTGAAGTAAGGAGACACAGGTCATTTTGCTGTAACTAAGGTCACCTGCTAGGAAGAGGAGCCAACATGGAGAAAGAGTTTTCTAAGACAGGGTCAAAGTGCAGTGCcagtatatatgtatttgcatgTGTGTCTCTAAGGAgggtgcacacatgcatgtgctgCTAAACTCTTATCCTTatgaataaaagctaaaatattaatttagggcgcctgggtggctcagtcggctaagtgtctgcctttggctcaggtcatgatcccagggtcctaggattgagtaccgcattgggctccccgctcagtggggagcctgcccctccccaccatgctctctctctctctctctcaaattaatatgtaaataaaatcttttctaaaaagattttatttatttatttgacagacagagatcacaagtaggcagagaggcaggcagagagagaggaagaagcaggctccccaccaagcagagagcccaatgtgggacttgatcccaggaccctgggatcatgacctgagccgaaggcagaggctttaacccactgagccacccaggcgcccctctaaataaaatcttttaaaaaatttaatttaatgggCTTTCGGTTGCCATGTAGAAATGTTTGTGTATTCCTGATCAGGGACCAGGATTACAAAAACTACATCAATTGTAAGAACCACTTAagtaaaattctctttaaaaaacaagcaaacaaaaaaagaactacgTAATTGCTCCATGTCTGCTATGTTTGTTTTCTACAAAGGTTACCAATAAATCTCTAAATTAAACCAAAAGGACCCAAAAGCTTATCTTTAAGAGTGGCAAGGGGTGAAACTGGGCGTTTTAGTCCATTCCATTGCCAGATTTGGGGAGGAGAAGTATGGAACCTGAACCAGTAGAGTCATAATAATAGCTTCTAAAGGAATAAAGGACAAAATTAATGTCAGAGACTTTCTGCATGGAATCTGGTTTGGGTTTGAAAAGGATCTTTAACCATCCAAAGACTTACGCAGTGGCCTGAAATCATTGGCAGCCCCCCTCACTTAGTTTTACAGGGTATAtaaaacatgggggaaaaaaaatctttcaacttggttcacatatatatgtaggCTGAAGAGAGTCCTTCAGCATCATCTGgctcattaaaacaaaattgatGCCCAAGGAATCGAAAGAGTCACAGGCCTATGAAGAATCTGATGGAGTCTGTGGCTTTCTTCACAGAAAAGTGCATACATAAATTCTGTGTAGAATTTCAGAGAGCTTGTGGGGGGTCTGGTTAAGATCTTTTCCTACCTAGGGAGAAGCAGTGGGTTCATGTAATAAGACTGTAAGGGTTTCAAATTACCAATCCTCATAGGAAATGGATCTCACGGATTCCCCAGAGCCTACCCCCTACTCAAGCACCCTTCAGCTTCTTTGGATGGTAGGTATTATCTCCACCGGTATTCATTCCATTGTTTGCAATTCAGATTCAACAATATTAACTAAATGTCTCCACCCTGAGTGTGCTCAAggccacacacaaaaagaaaatttcaagtataatTAGGTGGCATCTTTCTTCATGAATCATTCTGGTCTGTAAGATCCCTGATGCCCAAAAAAGATCTCTGATCTACACACTAGTTTCTTTCTTCAGGATCCTAATCACTGCTAGTTTCTTTCTTCAGGATCCTAATCACTGCTAGTTTCTTTCCTTCAGGATCCTAATCACTGCTGTATTCTCttagaaattttttcttaagtaaacttctattattttctttatgactataatatatatattttagatccAGTGCACACAAAACACATTTCAGCAGGTTTAATGCTTTCTCCTTCAGTAACGTGGACATGATATTAGGAGAGTTTCCTAGAATCTGCACCATCATTGCCAGTTCAGCCTCTCCTCCGTTTTTAAGACAAGTAGTAGTTGGGTTTTCCTATCACCATGACTGTTCTGACTCTGATTCTGGggttgttttctcttcctcaatTGTAGATTCCATATCAGACCTTAAACTTTCATCTTCATCAGGTACTACTGTAGTCACTGGGCCAACCCCCAGCCTTGACTGCTCTTTGGGAACTGCACTGACATTTCGATCAAGGGAAGGAAGTCTGAAAGTTATGTGGTTGAGGAAGGAGATGATCCCTAGAGGAGAAGAATTTGAGGTGAGTTTCAAAACAGAGATAgtcttttgacttttaaaattcttactcATGCTTTCCTCAGTTCTAAAAgccaacccccctctccctcagcaGTTTCTTTATCCTCCTGTGCTCTCATTGCAATACAGTATTTCTTACATTGTAAAGACAAAGCTTGAACCTCCTGGATTCAATGATAGTTGATAGTTCCACAACTTTCTGTAAAATCTCAGGCAAGTTGCTCAACCTGTGCATGCCTTAGTTAATGGTAGAACAGGTTGCTAAATCTAGGTTTCCAGACTCCAAAATCCATGATTTCCTCACCATATCATGCTGCTTCTCCATGTATGAATGTTCTAAATAGGAACAGTCAGTGCTTCTATTTCTCCCAGACTCTACCTCCCTTTCAGGAAGGGACTTCCTCTTCCATCCTTCTTGCATTAGGCAGGGGAATGACTCACCAGAAAACGTGTATAAGAAGTCACTCCACCAATTAATATGATAGGCCCATAGGAAATCAGGCTCCAAGGCATCCTTAGCATGCCAGTGAACCTGTGCCAGAAATAGGACgaggcagaggagcagggagatGGCTAGGACCAGAAGAAAAGATGTCACAATGCATCAGTGTCTTTAGTCTGCCTTGACCATCACCCCCAACTCTCCTTCTGCTTCCAGATGCCATATGTATGGCAGAATTTAAACTTAAGGATTGACCAAGATGCGAAAGAGAAAGgggcttctacctctcccttggGCTAAGTCAGCTTGCGGTGTGTTTTATATAGTAAAACAGGGCAGGTAACTGGCAACTGGGTATGAGActaaagaagaggaaagggacaagaaaaagaggaggaaagccCCACCAGGAAACTTGGTTTGTTTGACATTTTCACCCTAGTATTACCTTGCCAATCTAGGTCTGTACCTGCAATgaagctgagcatggagacctTCAGATCCAAGTTGGTGATTAAGCCTCCTCTTCTGGGCAGGCAAGAGCTGATGAGCCAGGCAAGGGCAACGACtatggagaagagagagatgaggaagaaagcCCTGGAAATTTGAAGGTAATCTgccaaggaggaggagaaagggaaggcttGGTTAGTCCAGCTGGGAACCTCTCTTAAGAAAACCAGGCAGAGGCTTAGAGAAGGGTGTGAGGACTAAGGAGGATGAAGCAGAGTTCTCCATGTGGCAACGAGGGCAAAGTAAGGATTTTATTTCCCAGTTTTTCATTGATAACTATGATTATTTCCTGTGAAGGTAAAGCCTTTATCGTAGAGCCGAAGATGATATACAAGTAGTTCTGGTTGCATGAACCCATTTAACTTAGATGtaaactagctttttttttttttttaaagattttattcacttgtttgacagagagagtgatcacaagtaggcagagaaagagggggaagcaggctccccacagagcagagagcctgatgcggggctcaatcccaggaccccgagatcatgacctgagccgaaggtggaggcttaacccactgagccacccaggcgcccctgtaaactAGTTCCAAAGAGATGTGACTCTAACATCACGGCAtagattaaaacattttcttattcctaattctaattctaaaagTAATACGTGTTCAATATAAGCATTGGAAAGGCTGAAAAATAccaagaagcaggaagaaaaacagCTACAATCCCACTACTAAGGGCAGCTACTattagcattttatatattttttcccagtatttttcTATCCTCTGTACATAGTGGATACGATACTAAaaatcaagtgatttttttttccttaagattcttAGGTAagattttccccccaaatcaccTGTTGttaacatcatttttaattttatttaatttatcatATTAACATGTTTCACTTAATTATTTAACCATTGTTGAACTTGTAgttcatttctatttgttttttctcttttaaatatatctgaCTTGCATGTGCCTTGTCAGCCGATGACTACAAAATGAAGTCCTATTTACTTAAACTCCTATACTGTAATAATTTCAAGCTTGAATTTACTGCATTGCAGGAATTTAACATCctaaaaatatcttctatttgcttttttctttttcccctgagAGTTCCTCAAGACCCTTCCTTGCAGTTGCTCAGAGAGAGGTCTGCTAAAAAGGTCTTTAGCTCCAAAGCCCTTACCCAAGCACCATAACACTTCTTCCCTCACCTCCTGGCTCAAGATCTCTGCTTTCTGCAGACCAGATGTTGGTAAGAGAGAAGAAGGGGCATGCCCAAAATTACTTTTTGCTACAACCTCCCTAATATGAAACAGATCCTTCCCTTGACTTCCACAGCAATTTTttaagatacatgcaccccaatgtttatagcattatctaccaatagccaaattatggaaacagcctatgtccattgattgatgaatggataaagaagatgtgatctagatatatagatatatacacacatctatcCATATCTCTATTGTGTCTACATATCTATATCTGTGTTGCTACATCCATCTGTTGTGGACTATcagtcagccataaaaaaacaatgaaatcttgccatctgcaatgacatggatgaatctagaaagtataatgctaagtgaaataagtcagagaaaagacaaataccacatgatttcactcatatatagaatggaggaaacaaaacaaatgagcaaagagaaaaaagagagaggggggcaaaccaagaaacagactcttaactctagaacacaaactgatggttaccagaggggaggtgattgggggtgggggatggtgaaataggtgatggggactaaggagggtACGTGTTGTGATAAACGCTGGGTGCTGTAGGGAggtgttgaatcaccatattggacacctgaaactaatataacaccgtatgttaactatctgtaatttaaataaaagccttttaaaaaagaaataaaggataacACACAATTGCAAGTAAATAAAGCTCTTCTGAGATGCTACAGATCCaacaatctcttcaatatcctTTAGAAGGTGCCTCCTTGTCTAGCTTCATTCCTGTCTCAAGGTAGCAGGGGCCAGCTCGTCTCTACCACCGAAAATTCTCTAAGGACTTCTATGCCTGAGAATCCTAGTTCAGCTTCCAACTaaccaagagagaagaaaatatattaaagctTATCCCAGATTAAGATCTGCCTCTtaagtctcattttcttttctagaactcACCCCTTACTAACATCATTGATAATTTTAAAGTCAATGAAGGGAAACCACATGCCTACCCACAGAGGTGAGTTGTTCTGTGGCCAAAACAAGTTAGCCACATTAAAACAAGATAactcggggtgtctgggtgggtcagtcatttaagcatctgccttcagtcatgatctcagggtcctgggattgagccctgcatcagggtccctgcttagcggagagcctccttctccctcaccttctgcctgctgctctgcctacttgtgttctctatctctgtcagataaataaataaaatctttttaaaaaatgataacccAAGAGCAACGCATTTCCTGAAACCTGGGTCACACAGAATTAGCAAGATATGTAGCCAGTCAGAACCATCAGCCTGCTTTTAGCTGCATGAAGCCCAGTGTGATAGGCATCATTCCTGGTATTTAGCCCACAGTCCCCCACAGGACCTAGAAGCCCTTGCCTATAGCCCTGGCCCTTTGCCTGCAGTCCCCCAACCATAGCTAAttggaaaaaggaaggaactcTGACCTATGTtggattaattttattcttatgctTGGGAATTTGGATTTGAGACTGATTGATGCCACTTTACTCATATATAGAACTTTGCTTTCTTGAACCAAGAAGATagatacagggcgcctgggtggctcagtgggttaagccactgccttcggctcaggtcatgatctcagggtcctgggatcgagtcccgcatcgggctctctgctcagcagggagcctgcttcctcctctctctctctgcctgcctctctgcctacttatgatctctctctgtcaaataaataaataaaatctttaaaaaaaaaaaaaagaagatagatacATTGCCACTGAAACAGCGATATCACTTTTTGTGCATTTGCATACTAGTAAACAGGAAAAACTGAGCTGTAGTGATAAAGCAAAGCATAAACAAAGATGAGCGTCAAAGCATCTCTAAAGAGACTGAGTGGTAGGCTTGATTTTTCTTCGTGAGATCCCAGTCTCTTCTGGAATCTCCTAAGGGACAACAAACTTCCTGCCTTTGGGAATCTATGAGATTCTTCCGAATCTTCATAAATAGGTTCACTCTGTAGCTTATGCTAGTACAAGTGAAATAACAACATGAAAGTGTACTAAGATACCTAGTCCAAGTCCTAAGACATGTTACAGTCTAGTCTTTCTTCCATCAATGAGGGGAAGACTTGCCTTCATGTTCTTACAATCTTCTCTTAGATCCTCATCTCCTGAAACTACATAAACAAGATCACTCACACCCCCAAAGGAACAACTGAAGAGTTACATCATAGAATAGTCTCACTTCCCAAGGAAGCAAGTCAACTAGTTATAATCATACAAAACTAATTATCTGACCAAACTAAACACTTGGCTCCATTATATAAAATGGGTGTATTTGTTTAacttcatagtttttttttttaaattcactgagcaaaataaaagaaacatcctAGAGCTGAGTTTGAGCCTCCATCTCCTCTAAGACCAAAAGCCACCAGCTTTTAAACATCAGTTTTTACAGCAGCTTACTTGACAAAGTTTCAAAGATCTTAGGACCTAAGTTATAAAAGGCACTACTTTTTGATAAGACGCTTTGGTCCAGTGAAAGAGAAGTGTCCTAGATATAAGAAACACCCACCTAGGTCATCTGTATCCAAACATTTCTGAAGATTTCCTTAGTCATATTCTTGGATGCGAACTTGGGTGCAGAAAAAGCAAGGCAAACATCCCAGTTTACTGAAGGCAATGAAGCTAACGCCTTGGGAAGAAAGGGGATGTCAATTTCAATTTGGAGAGGAAGAAATCTGAATGTTTGAAAAGCTTACTAAGGTCCTCGGTAGGGCCCTCAGGGTCATCACAGTCAGTGATTCTGTACTTCAGAGCACCATCAGGTAGGACATAAAAGCTACTGGAAGGAATACGACCCTACCAGAAACCAGTAACGATTCTCAGCGAACTGAGAACACTCACCATTTGGCGGTTTGTAACTGGTGGGCAGGATCTCCTACTGTTATGAAAGTAAAACTTTGTCCTGGAGGTTCTGGAAGGTGAGAGGGGCAGGGCTATACATCACCTTGCTCTTGCTCTAACAAATAAGCTTCGTTAACACTAGATGCTCTTTTCCTTTATAGGTGTTGACACTCTGGAAGGAATCAGTGGAGGAAGCCAAGATGACATGAGAAGGAAGAAGCATAGGAGAGAAGCCAGCCATAGGAAAGGCCAAGCACCTGGCACTCCGCTGTATAAAAGAGATTTGGGGGGTGGGATTCCTCTCACTGCATCCTAAGTCCTTCAGCAAAAATCAAAGCCAGGATAGGGAGGTAGTGCTCCGAAAGAGTCAGGATCCTTTTAACATGAAGGAGCTAAGACTGAGTAAGTGGAGGTGGGGTGTGgatatggataaagaaggtacTGCTGAGGAATTGACCCATTTATTTAGCCAAATATAACCTCCACGCTGTTGACATCACACCTTCATTCCAACCACACAAAGGTGAGACAAAACCTCCCCAGACTCAAGGAAAAGAAGGTGGTTTGGGAATGAAAAAAGTCGTGGATGGGGACCAGCACCATGGAGAGGAGGCTGTGAAACTGGCTGAGGATTCAGGTTCCCTGGTAACCCCATTGGAGTGTCAGAATCAAGCATCCCCACCCAGCTTGGCTGTGTCTCATGTGCAGTGGTTCCCAGGCCCTGGCTCTGGAGGCCCCAGTGCTTTGACTAAAAGACCTACCCTGCTTCCCTACAGTCCTCCAGATGGTTCAAGTTACCCTCTGCGCCAAAACATTCCTTTACGCCACGGTCTGATCTCACCTGTGCTATAGGAGAGTTAAGAGAAGGGTCTGTTCCACACTTGAGACTTAGGAATAAAAGTGAATAATGGTGTCTACTactccccacccctttcccatTCCATTAGCAACTACAGCAGAGAAGCCATCAGTCATCTAGAACCAGGTCAAGTCAGAGCCAGAGCCACAGTGGGACACAAGACCAGGAGCACACATATTCCTGAGAACACCTGAGAGAGTCCCCATGAAACTCAGAAATGACAGGTTTACCATAATAAAGGGGGCTAAATTCTCACTGTCAGTAGGTAAAAATTCAAAGTTCTCGAATTTGGATAATAATGTTTGGGGCAATGATAATATATTGTCACAGGTTGATGAGACCTAGACATACCCATTACATTTGGGGAATTCATTATGAGCTCTGTATTGCAGACTACTTACTTAGAATTGGGACTAGTGAACATTGGAAATAGGGTAGATACTTGACTTATAATTGTGTACTTAAAGGACTCAGTTGACCTTCTCTAAATCATTAACAGTTGGACTCAGGTGAATTCCAGGCTGCAAGAAATAAACTATTTGCTGTTGTGGCAAAt
This Mustela nigripes isolate SB6536 chromosome 13, MUSNIG.SB6536, whole genome shotgun sequence DNA region includes the following protein-coding sequences:
- the TMEM202 gene encoding transmembrane protein 202: MEKRQNLVLTFHNPKAPKIQGNRKYQRPTLPVSKHLNVTMPPQRRQQHVDQTHIYIRMFCGSLCGFGLLMLICSTPLSWVQFLVIKNGFELYAGLWISCSHELCWSGTPKPPYYLQISRAFFLISLFSIVVALAWLISSCLPRRGGLITNLDLKVSMLSFIAAISLLLCLVLFLAQVHWHAKDALEPDFLWAYHINWWSDFLYTFSGIISFLNHITFRLPSLDRNVSAVPKEQSRLGVGPVTTVVPDEDESLRSDMESTIEEEKTTPESESEQSW